From Alphaproteobacteria bacterium:
CCGGCCACCCTCACCACCATGGCCACCGGCACTTCGCCCTTGATGTCGTGGGGCACCGAGACGACACAGACGTTGGCCACGTCGGGATGGCGCAGCAGCAAGTTCTCGACCTCGATGGGATAGACGCTTTCGCCGCCGCACTGGAACATGTCGTCGGTGCGGCCCTTGAAATGGAAAAAGCCCTGGGCGTCGATCTCGAAGAGATCGCCGGTGCGCAGCCAGCCGTCGACGATGCGCTGGCGGTTGACCTCGGGCAGGTTGTGGTAGCCAGGCGTGACGCCCGGGCTTTTCATCCAGAGCTCGCCGAAGGAAGCGTGCTCGGCGCCGTTCTCGTCGATGAGTTTGGTATCGCAGCCGGGCACCGGGGTGCCGCAGCTCGAGTGCGGCGGGCGCGGCCCGGAAAGCTTGACGCCGTGTGAAATGGGGCCGGCCTCGGTCAGGCCGTAGCCCTGGTAGACGGGCACGCCGAAGGCCTCCTCGACGGCCTACAGCAGCCACGGCAGACACGGCGCCGAGCCCACCAGCAAGCCCTTGAGGGCGCCATAGTCGCAACTTTCGACGACGTCGCGGTGCTCGAGCAACAGCGCGAAGATCGAGGGCACAGTGATAGTATAGCTGCAGCGCTGTTCGGCCAGTGCCCGCAGGAAGGCACGGGGCTCGAAGCTTTGCATGATGACCATCGAGGCACCCAGCCGCAGCATCGGCTTGACCACGCCCGAGAAGGCGTTCTTGTGGTAGAGCGGGTTGGCGGTGAGCGCACGGGCCTGGCCGCTGAACACGGGTTCGAACTGGCTGGCGCAGGCCTCCAGATTCCAGGCCTGGCCGGCGTGGCTCAGCGGCACCCCCTTGGGCCGGCCGGTGGAACCCGAGGTGTAGGGCTGCATGAGGATGTCGTCGCCGCCCACGTCCAGCGGCGTGAAGGCCGGAGCCGCCGCCATCAAGATCTCGAAGTCCTGCCAGCCCTCTGCGGCCTGACCGACGCTGATACGCAGCTCCAGCCCGGCCTCGACCACCGCGGCCAGGGCTGCGGGGCTGACGCTGGGCTCGACGAAGGCCGCCCGGGCGCCCGAATCATTGATAATGAAGGCGATGGTCTCGGCCCCCAGGCGATTGTTGACCGGCACCGGCACGACGCCGCTGCGCATCGCCCCGATGACGATCTCGATGTATTCCAGGCGGTTGCCGACGCAGATCGCGAAGCGCTCGCCAGGCTTCAGGCCCAATTCCTGCAGCAGTGCCGCCACTTGGTCGAAGCGGCGCTGCAGCTCGCCATGGCTGCGCCGGCGCACGGCCTCGCCGGCCAGTTCGATGATCGCCACCTTGTCGGGCCGGCGCCGCGCCTCGGCCGCCCCCAGGTAGCCCAGATTGTCCACCCTTATTTCGGCCATCCCAGCCTGCCCGCGGCTCAGTTCCGGGTCACCACCAGCGAGGCGTTCTGACCGCCGAAGCCGAAGCCGTTGACCTGCACGGCGGCGATGGGCCCAGCCGCCGGTTGGCCGATGACGACCTCGAATTCGGCCTCGGGATCGATCTCGGTGGTACCCGCCGTGGGCACCAGGGCCGCCTCGTTCATGCTGTGCAGCCCGGCCAGCAGGCCCATGACCCCGGCGGCGCCGGCGGTGTGGCCGACATGGCCCTTGATGGAAGCCACGCGTAGCGGCTTTTCGCGCTCGCCAAAGACCCGGTTGATGGCGCGGATCTCGGCCGTGTCGCCGACCTGCGTGCCGGTGCCGTGGGCGATCAGGGCGTCGATGTCGCCGGCCCCCCCGGGCAGGCCGGCATCGGCAATGGCCAGCTCCATGGTGCGGCTCTCCCAGCGCCCGTCGGGGTGCGAGGACGAGGGGTGGTAGCCGTCCGAGAGGCAGGCATAGCCGCGCAAGTAGCCGTGGATGGTGGCGCCGCGGGCTTGGGCCCGATCTGCGCGTTCGAGGATCACCATGCCGGCGCCCTCGCCGCCCATGACGCCGAAGCGTTCGGTGTTGAAGGGGCGGCAGGCCTTGAGAGGATCGGGCTGGGGCTGGAACATGCCGTAGAGCCCGGCGGCGATCAGTGTCACCTGGGTGCGGGCGGCGTCGCAACCGCCGGCGATGGCGACATCGGCCTCGCCGCGCTCGATCAAGCGCGCCGCCACGCCCATGGCGTCGATCGACGAGGCACAAGCCGTCGAGACCGTGAGCAGCGGCCCGTGCAACCCCCAGCGCAGTGCGATCTGCCCCGCCGCCATGTTGGGCCAGGCCTGGATCTGCAATTTTCGCGAGACTCCCGACGGGCCCTCGAGATCAAGGCCGCGTTGCGATTCGGCGATGCTCTCGACGCCGGCGCACGAGGTGCCGACGACCACGGCCGTGCGCTCGGCGTCGAGCTCGGCAATACCCGAGGCCTCCACCGCCTGCACCGCGGCGGCAATGGCGTACTGAGCGAAGCGGTCGGTGCCGGCGGCGACGCGCTCGTCCATCCAGTCCTGGGCTCGGAAATTCTCGACCCGCGACATCCAGGCGTTCTCCAGGCCCGGCTCATTGTTCCAGGGCGTCGGCCCGACGGCAACACGGGCGGCCGACAGGTTTTGGCAAAATTCCTCGACGCTGTGACCCAGCGAAGACATCACACCCAGGCCGGTAATGGCAATGTTTTCCAAAGCAGCCTCCCGATATGGTTTTTTTGCCCCTACCACCCCTCGGGGAATAGAATAGTGGCGAATCGGCGCTATGTGAATGCCGCCGCCCCGTCGTGCAATACCCGTCCGGAATGGCCGATGCTTCTGGCGCTAACGATCCGCGACATCGTCATCATCGATCGTCTCGAGGTGGAATTCCGCGCCGGACTTTGCGTGCTCACGGGCGAGACCGGAACCGGCAAGTCGATCCTTTTGGATGCGCTGGGGCTGTGCCTCGGCGACCGCGCCCAGTCGGCCCTGGTGCGGCCCCATTGCGAGCGCGGCCAGGCGACCGCGGAATTCGTCGTGGCGCCCGGCCATGCGGCGCTCGAGCTACTGGCCGAGCAGGGCCTCGAGGCCGACGACCGCTTGCTGCTGCGCCGCGTGGTTGCAGCCGACGGGCGCAGCCGCGCCTTCATTAACGACCAGCCCGTCAGCGGTGCACTGCTGCGCCGTATCGGTGCCACCCTGGTCGAAATCCAGGGCCAGCACGAAGCGGTCGGGCTGCTCGACACGGCCAGCCACCGGCGCCTTCTCGATTTGTACGCCGGCGCCGATTTGGCCGACGTCGGGGCGGCCTGGCAGACCTTGAGCCAGAGCCGCCAGACCCTGGCGGCGGCCGAGGCAGCGCTGGCCAGCGCCCGTGACGACGAGGACTACACCCGCCACGTGCTCGACGAGCTCACGGCCCTCGATCCCCAGCCTGGCGAGGAGGCCGAGTTGACCAGCCGCCAGAGCCTGCTCAAGCACGGTGCCCAGATCGCCGAGGCGCTCGAGGCCGCGCGCCAGGAACTGAGCGGCGAGGGCGGCGCCGCCGGCCGCTTGCGCAGCGCCGAACGCAGCCTCGAACGGGTGGCCGAGCGGGCCGCCGGGCAACTTGACGAAAGCCTGGCCGGGCTGGGCCGGGCGGCCCTCGAGACGGCCGAGGCGGCGGCCCTGCTCGACGACGCGGCGGGTCAGCTCGATGCCGACCCGACGGCGCTGGCCAAGCTCGAGGACCGCCTGCACGGCCTGCGCACGGCAGCCCGCAAGCACCGCGTGACGGTCGACGAACTGCCGGCGCTGGCTGCCGAGTTCGCCACCCGCCTGGCCGCCATCGACGGCGGCGAGGCCGAGATCGAACGCCTGCGCCAGGCCGCCGCCACGGCCCACCAGGCCTATGGCAGCGCCGCCGAGCGCCTGTCCGCGAGCCGACGCGCCGCCGCCGCGCGCCTTGACGGCGCCGTGGCCGCCGAGCTTGCCCCCCTGAAGCTGGAGCGCGCCACTTTCACGACGGCGCTCGAGAGCCTGGACGAGACGGCCTGGGGGCCCGAGGGCAGCGATCGCGTCGGCTTCGAGGTTTCGACCAACCCGGGCCAGCCGCCGGGACCGCTTTCGCGCATCGCCTCGGGTGGCGAGCTGAGCCGCTTTCTGCTCGCCCTCAAGGTCGCCCTCGCCGGCGTGCGTTCGGCGCCGACGCTGATCTTCGACGAGATCGACCGCGGCGTCGGCGGCGCCACCGCCGACGCCATCGGCGCCCGCCTGGCGCGCCTGGCGGAAAACCTGCAAGTCCTCGTGGTCACCCATTCGCCCCAGGTGGCGGCGCAGGGCAGCCACCACTGGCGGGTGGGCAAGCAGTCGAACGGCGAACAGGCCGTGGCCACGCTGATCGAGCTCGACGCCCCGGCGCGGCGCGAGGAACTGGCGCGCATGCTGGCCGGGGCCGAGGTCACCGACGAGGCCCGGGCCGCGGCCCAAAGCCTGATGGCCAGCGAGTAGCGCCGGGCATGGCGGCCAAGCGGCCCGAGATTGCCGCCGAGGATCTCGGCCCCCTGGAGGCGGCCGGCGAGCTGGCCGATTTGGCGACCGAGATCGCCGCCCACGACCGGCGCTATTACCAGGACGACGACCCCACCATCAGCGACTCCGACTACGACGCGCTGCGCCGGCGCAACGCCGCCATCGAAGCCCGATTTCCCGAACTCAAACGCCCCGACAGCCCCAGCGACCGCGTCGGTGCGACCGCCGCCTCGGGCTTCGCCAAGGTGCGCCACCGCCAGGCCATGTTGTCGCTGGAAAACGCCTTCGGAGCGGCCGAAGTGGCCGATTTCATCGGCCGCTTGCGGCGCTTTTTGGCTCTCGACGAGGCCGAGCCGGTGGCGCTGCTGGCTGAACCCAAGATCGATGGCCTCTCGGCCTCGCT
This genomic window contains:
- a CDS encoding beta-ketoacyl-[acyl-carrier-protein] synthase family protein, whose translation is MENIAITGLGVMSSLGHSVEEFCQNLSAARVAVGPTPWNNEPGLENAWMSRVENFRAQDWMDERVAAGTDRFAQYAIAAAVQAVEASGIAELDAERTAVVVGTSCAGVESIAESQRGLDLEGPSGVSRKLQIQAWPNMAAGQIALRWGLHGPLLTVSTACASSIDAMGVAARLIERGEADVAIAGGCDAARTQVTLIAAGLYGMFQPQPDPLKACRPFNTERFGVMGGEGAGMVILERADRAQARGATIHGYLRGYACLSDGYHPSSSHPDGRWESRTMELAIADAGLPGGAGDIDALIAHGTGTQVGDTAEIRAINRVFGEREKPLRVASIKGHVGHTAGAAGVMGLLAGLHSMNEAALVPTAGTTEIDPEAEFEVVIGQPAAGPIAAVQVNGFGFGGQNASLVVTRN
- the recN gene encoding DNA repair protein RecN, whose translation is MLLALTIRDIVIIDRLEVEFRAGLCVLTGETGTGKSILLDALGLCLGDRAQSALVRPHCERGQATAEFVVAPGHAALELLAEQGLEADDRLLLRRVVAADGRSRAFINDQPVSGALLRRIGATLVEIQGQHEAVGLLDTASHRRLLDLYAGADLADVGAAWQTLSQSRQTLAAAEAALASARDDEDYTRHVLDELTALDPQPGEEAELTSRQSLLKHGAQIAEALEAARQELSGEGGAAGRLRSAERSLERVAERAAGQLDESLAGLGRAALETAEAAALLDDAAGQLDADPTALAKLEDRLHGLRTAARKHRVTVDELPALAAEFATRLAAIDGGEAEIERLRQAAATAHQAYGSAAERLSASRRAAAARLDGAVAAELAPLKLERATFTTALESLDETAWGPEGSDRVGFEVSTNPGQPPGPLSRIASGGELSRFLLALKVALAGVRSAPTLIFDEIDRGVGGATADAIGARLARLAENLQVLVVTHSPQVAAQGSHHWRVGKQSNGEQAVATLIELDAPARREELARMLAGAEVTDEARAAAQSLMASE